In Drosophila yakuba strain Tai18E2 chromosome 2R, Prin_Dyak_Tai18E2_2.1, whole genome shotgun sequence, a single genomic region encodes these proteins:
- the LOC6529913 gene encoding cytosol aminopeptidase has product MNKLRQFHCSLKSACVLCRPHVLSNVGVRFSCGDGKTMARGVVVGLYQKEGDKDPKLTPAGQKIDQRVQGKLMKVICETKLDGRLGRGKVFHNIDTEFAAVAVVGVGLEGIGFNELEMLDEGMEFVRVAAGVGARSLQQQGITNVLVDGMDYAEQAAEGSQLAVWRFPDNLSKQNMPMVPTLELFESPDHEGWTRGIFKAEAQNLARRLSDAPANCMTPTMFAQAAVDALCPCGITVEVRTMDWIEAQRLNAFLMIAKGSCEPPVLLELSYCGTAPDDKPILFVGKGITFNSGALNLRPCKGMDEYRGSMSAAACCVAMMRCIAALSLPINVTCIIPLCENMPSGMSAKPGDVVTLLNGKSMAIRDLDKAGVVVLSDPLLYGQKTYLPRLVVDIATLNTGVKKAFGGGATGIWSNSHYIWKQFQRAGSISGDRVWRLPLWQYYRRQVTDERAYDLSNNGRGLASSCLAAAILHELVPCVDWAHLDTRGTGLLTKYGLVPYLTKKRMTGRPTRTLVQFVYQMACPEMK; this is encoded by the coding sequence ATGAACAAGCTTCGTCAGTTCCACTGCTCGTTGAAAAGCGCGTGTGTCCTGTGCAGACCGCATGTCCTGTCCAATGTTGGTGTGCGATTCTCCTGCGGCGATGGCAAAACGATGGCCAGGGGCGTGGTCGTCGGGCTCTATCAGAAGGAGGGCGACAAGGATCCCAAGCTGACGCCCGCCGGCCAGAAGATTGACCAGCGCGTGCAGGGCAAGCTGATGAAGGTGATCTGCGAAACGAAGTTGGACGGGCGACTGGGTCGCGGCAAGGTGTTCCACAACATCGACACCGAATTCGCAGCCGTGGCCGTGGTGGGCGTGGGCCTGGAGGGCATCGGCTTCAACGAACTGGAGATGCTGGACGAGGGCATGGAGTTCGTGCGCGTGGCCGCCGGCGTGGGTGCCAGATCCCTGCAGCAGCAGGGCATCACCAACGTCCTGGTGGACGGCATGGACTACGCAGAGCAGGCGGCCGAGGGTTCCCAACTGGCCGTCTGGCGTTTCCCCGACAACCTGTCCAAGCAGAACATGCCGATGGTGCCGACCCTGGAGCTCTTCGAGTCGCCGGATCACGAGGGCTGGACGCGGGGCATCTTCAAGGCGGAGGCCCAGAATCTGGCGCGACGCTTAAGCGATGCCCCCGCCAACTGCATGACGCCCACTATGTTCGCCCAGGCCGCCGTGGACGCCCTGTGTCCCTGCGGCATCACCGTGGAGGTGCGCACCATGGACTGGATCGAGGCCCAGCGGCTAAACGCCTTCCTGATGATCGCCAAGGGCAGCTGTGAGCCGCCCGTGCTCCTGGAGCTGAGCTACTGCGGCACAGCGCCCGATGACAAGCCCATTCTGTTCGTGGGCAAGGGCATCACCTTCAACTCCGGTGCCCTCAACCTGCGCCCTTGCAAAGGCATGGATGAGTATCGGGGCAGCATGTCTGCCGCCGCCTGCTGCGTGGCCATGATGCGCTGCATCGCCGCCCTGTCGCTGCCCATCAATGTGACCTGCATTATTCCACTGTGCGAGAACATGCCCTCTGGAATGTCTGCGAAGCCTGGCGATGTGGTCACCCTGCTGAATGGCAAGTCGATGGCCATACGGGATCTGGACAAGGCTGGTGTGGTTGTGCTATCGGATCCCCTGCTCTACGGACAGAAGACCTACCTGCCTAGGTTGGTGGTGGACATTGCCACCCTAAACACGGGTGTGAAGAAGGCCTTCGGTGGCGGCGCCACTGGCATCTGGTCCAACTCCCACTACATTTGGAAGCAGTTCCAGCGGGCCGGCTCCATTTCCGGTGACCGTGTGTGGCGTCTGCCCCTCTGGCAGTACTACAGGCGCCAGGTCACTGACGAGCGCGCCTACGATCTGAGCAACAATGGACGAGGATTGGCCAGCTCCTGTCTGGCGGCGGCCATCCTCCACGAGCTGGTGCCCTGCGTTGACTGGGCGCATCTGGACACCCGTGGAACTGGACTGTTGACCAAGTATGGACTGGTGCCCTATCTAACCAAGAAACGCATGACCGGACGACCCACCCGCACCCTAGTTCAGTTCGTCTACCAAATGGCCTGTCCGGAGATGAAGTGA
- the LOC6529912 gene encoding uncharacterized protein LOC6529912, with translation MEMVPGDDDGDGDDGDDCIRNATFCDMQRYFDQRNFRSLRQIDNPTGDTYLAAFNQYNEQAEDKSPRRVTQSHFRIKRDNQRQLPTAPRMLRFELADAVEPSPELKQILRQYHARALKENPTAPSPVSTTQEPTLAVSATKATKAKSRKPRRQRRSVVGAQQPADFKVQMIPFEETDAREPDPITAQLIKKARSLDLQSQATRSTDFRQAKPQVARKQPFQVRIRKTKRSKRSAPQMIKFELADAKAMPQRSGKQLAPETVPTLLTMETQRNNSQAPQLTTPTPRLEDNDILTGEATAETKRMYVYKEAPISSGHVKTKKSLSTLPHEVQKVISQLMKDGLGGKAYVKYLPAQKSDYEHYKAKSVSYGGKPLGNYVKYINKPAEPTAAPTPVQVHIQPVPVVEQLRYVYKPHYAAVAPTIAQPIVVQEAPAPTVAVEEVHHTYTAELAPPPTQSVEVVVPQFRPSKPDPLLAEAPAIYGKPQETYNSYELQPEASPLIKIEYHAQPDAINEHYKQLPEFQQLSTLIGKSPDDQIHGLTYLLAKEMQAKLQRQGKQLVDRPQDSTAPILFHPGQGASPAPTLKTLLEHGSLGVQPGRLIGMAKTKQYVPIIEPGNNDVKELPVVPSSEASKLPTPSSYIDYTHGHGLSNGYEGVTNVEEPVTTVEHVVHHPTVATQLHNQVLLPKPHHHQQQHHGLVATVLPAELDSDKGVNGLHFVHGDEDKSVSADCKFR, from the exons aTGGAGATGGTGCCGGGAGACgacgacggcgacggcgacgatGGCGATGACTGCATCCGCAATGCAACTTTCTGT GACATGCAGCGTTACTTTGATCAGCGCAATTTCCGCAGCTTGCGGCAAATTGACAATCCCACGGGTGACACGTATTTGGCAGCCTTCAATCAATACAATGAGCAGGCGGAGGATAAGTCACCGAGAAGGGTGACCCAATCCCACTTCAGGATCAAGCGCGACAACCAACGCCAACTGCCCACGGCACCAAGAATGCTGCGATTCGAGCTGGCGGATGCCGTGGAGCCAAGTCCGGAACTTAAGCAAATCCTTCGACAATATCACGCCAGAGCCCTGAAGGAAAATCCCACAGCTCCGAGTCCAGTTAGTACAACACAGGAACCAACTCTTGCAGTTAGTGCCACCAAGGCCACAAAGGCCAAGTCCCGAAAACCACGTCGCCAGCGACGGTCAGTTGTGGGAGCCCAGCAGCCGGCGGACTTTAAAGTGCAAATGATTCCTTTTGAAGAAACTGATGCGAGAGAGCCCGATCCCATCACAGCGCAGCTGATCAAGAAGGCCCGCTCCCTGGATCTTCAGAGTCAGGCCACCAGGTCCACTGACTTTCGCCAGGCTAAGCCCCAAGTGGCCAGGAAGCAGCCTTTCCAGGTGAGGATTCGCAAGACAAAGCGCTCCAAGCGTTCAGCGCCGCAGATGATCAAGTTTGAGTTGGCGGATGCCAAGGCCATGCCCCAAAGATCCGGTAAACAGTTGGCACCTGAAACTGTACCCACTCTACTGACCATGGAAACCCAAAGGAATAACTCACAAGCTCCGCAGCTAACCACACCCACTCCTCGGCTGGAGGACAATGATATCCTGACGGGTGAGGCCACGGCCGAAACCAAACGCATGTATGTTTACAAGGAGGCTCCCATCAGCTCTGGACACGTGAAGACAAAGAAATCACTGAGCACTTTGCCCCACGAAGTTCAGAAGGTCATTAGTCAGCTGATGAAAGATGGACTGGGTGGCAAAGCGTACGTCAAGTATCTTCCTGCCCAGAAATCCGATTATGAGCACTACAAAGCCAAATCCGTGTCATATGGTGGTAAGCCCTTGGGTAACTACGTGAAGTACATCAACAAACCTGCAGAACCAACGGCAGCTCCAACTCCTGTCCAAGTGCACATCCAACCAGTTCCTGTGGTGGAGCAACTGCGCTATGTTTATAAGCCCCACTATGCAGCAGTTGCGCCCACAATAGCCCAACCCATTGTGGTCCAGGAGGCGCCAGCTCCCACAGTTGCAGTGGAGGAAGTGCATCACACCTACACCGCAGAGCTGGCACCCCCGCCCACGCAGAGTGTTGAAGTGGTTGTACCCCAGTTCAGACCTTCCAAGCCAGATCCTCTGCTGGCGGAAGCACCTGCCATCTATGGAAAGCCCCAGGAGACATACAACTCCTACGAGCTCCAACCAGAGGCTTCTCCGCTTATCAAAATTGAGTACCATGCCCAGCCGGATGCCATCAATGAGCACTACAAGCAGCTGCCCGAGTTCCAGCAGCTGTCCACGCTTATTGGCAAGTCGCCGGATGATCAGATCCATGGTCTAACCTACCTCCTGGCCAAGGAGATGCAGGCCAAGCTGCAGAGGCAGGGCAAACAGCTGGTGGATCGCCCGCAGGACAGCACAGCTCCGATTCTCTTCCACCCCGGACAAGGCGCATCCCCCGCACCCACTCTTAAGACCCTCTTGGAGCACGGATCACTGGGCGTGCAGCCGGGTCGGTTGATTGGAATGGCCAAGACCAAGCAGTATGTTCCCATCATCGAGCCTGGGAACAACGATGTCAAGGAGCTGCCCGTCGTGCCGAGTAGCGAGGCCTCCAAGCTGCCCACACCCAGTTCCTACATCGACTACACCCACGGACATGGCTTATCCAACGGGTACGAAGGTGTGACCAATGTGGAGGAGCCAGTGACCACAGTGGAGCATGTGGTGCATCATCCCACGGTGGCCACGCAGCTGCATAACCAGGTCCTTCTCCCAAagccgcaccaccaccagcagcaacaccacgGACTTGTGGCCACTGTCCTTCCGGCGGAACTGGACTCGGACAAGGGCGTTAATGGTCTGCACTTTGTACACGGCGATGAGGACAAGTCGGTGAGTGCGGATTGTAAATTTAGATGA
- the LOC120321051 gene encoding pro-resilin-like, which produces LSLQLQQYASKYAFGYRIRDFHTGNDFGHKQNRDLHGVTRGQYHILLPDGRIQNVIYHADDTGFHADVSFEGATKH; this is translated from the coding sequence CTTTcgttgcagctgcagcagtatgCCTCGAAGTATGCGTTCGGTTATCGCATACGTGATTTCCATACCGGCAACGATTTTGGCCACAAGCAGAATCGTGATCTCCACGGCGTGACACGCGGCCAGTACCACATCCTTTTGCCGGACGGAAGGATCCAGAATGTCATCTACCACGCCGACGACACGGGCTTCCATGCGGATGTCAGCTTCGAAGGCGCCACGAAGCATTGA